ATCGTGTTGTTGTATTTTTTCGTTTGGACTTTGTTGCATCAAAGTCTTATAGTCTTCAATTGAAATAGTGTCCCAAACATGAGATACATACTTTTGCAATGGTTTTTCTATTCCATTAATAGTAACATCTTGCAAATTTACAAATACTTTTTTTATTGCTTCTTCAATATTGTAAGCATCGGCATTATTTCTACGTTTCAAGAACAGTGTAACAGTATTTGTCCCTGTTGCCATAAATGTATTTGAACCCATTTCAGCAATTGCCAAAACATCAAAATATTTTAAGATTATTTCTCGTGTTTGAGTGTAAATTCCTGTATTGCTTAGAATACTGCTTGGTAAAATTATTCCAGCCACACCACCATCCTTAAGAAGTTGTTTGGTACGCTCTATAAACAAACACTCAATCTCAGAACTTTGGTCGGTTAATCTGCTATATAAATCGAATCCATTTTTTGATTTTTCTTCATCCATTAAACCTTTGAAAGCAGAAACAGAGTAAGGTGGATTAGATATAATTATATCAAATTGTTTATTATCTTGAGGATAGGTTCTATCAGTTTCTTTCAGCAAATCTTTAAATTCAGTCGAAGTTGCAAAATCACCTAAACCATCACCATGGATTACTTTTGCCAAACCATCACCATGCAAATAACAACTCACTTTTGCAGTTTTAACTAAACGATAATCTTTTTCAATGGCATATACATATTTTTCAGCCCAATCGAATTGAATCCTTTTAAATCCTTCAAGTTGTCTTCTAGTTTCTGGCTTAAATTTATCGATTTCCTTAATTTTATCAATATACTTTTGAACCTCTTCCATTGATTCGGTAATAAAGTGACCACTTCCCGCTGCATAATCAATTATGTTCGGGAGTAAATCATTTTTGTTTCCTGCTTCGATTTTAGATTTAATAATTTCATGTAAGGGTAAACTTTTAATAATAAAACGAGCAATTGGAACAGGAGTAAAAAATTGTCCTGATTCTTGTTTCAATCCTGTAGTTAAAAGCAATTCAAAGAAATCACTTAGAAATTGTTGTCTGTATGTATATCGAATCTGATATTTTTGAAGTAATTCAACGACTTCTTTAACTACTTTTGCATTTTCATGAAAAGAAGCATCATCATATACCTCTTTAATTGCAAATTCATTGTTTTTCTTTAACCGTATTTCTGTAAGAATATTTTTAAATTCATCTTTATATTTTTCATCAACCTGAAAAAATCTTTTATCAAATTCTGCATCACTTATATCGGTAACATTCTTTTCCAAAAGCTCCCGCATTCCCTTATTATAAAGATCAGTTAATCGTTTTTGAAAAGAAATGTGATTGTCTTTCCCTTCCAACCATTGAAATTCTAATTGGTCATCATCATTCTTTGAATATTCATCAACAATTTTGCAAAGGAATAAAGTGAATATTTTATTAAAGGCATTTGGTTTATCTGAAACAACATTGTGCCTAAGAATTTCTAAAAAACGATTGAATATAAAACTACTATCTTCTTGTTTTAAAACTTCCAATTGTCCTTTTGTGATTGCTTTACTTTGAAATTCATAAGGAGATACCCAATTATCAAAGACTCCATTCGATTTTGGAAATCTATTCCATCTTTCAAACAAATCCTTTACATTCCCTGTTTGACGATAATCTTCTTCAATTTTAACTATTTCGTTTCTATACTTAATTTCATTATTGTCAAATTTTGATGTATATAACATTAGTATTTCAGCATTTTTATCTTGTTGAAAATAAGTAAACAGTTGTCCACCATTTTTTTCTAAATTCTTAAATTCCTTTTCAAATTCTGCTCCCCAGGTTTTACATTCAATCATTAGATAAGCTATGTTTTCATTTTTTGTTACAAATATA
This genomic interval from Candidatus Delongbacteria bacterium contains the following:
- a CDS encoding restriction endonuclease subunit S — translated: MKNIIKALDFKPKENTTGTYHKKYFNHDNYSIEIDFDSKIINYGNLIKSESKTTQNFSQDENFVVLECVNRLLEKGYNPQNIILEKTWATGHGTSGRLDIFVTKNENIAYLMIECKTWGAEFEKEFKNLEKNGGQLFTYFQQDKNAEILMLYTSKFDNNEIKYRNEIVKIEEDYRQTGNVKDLFERWNRFPKSNGVFDNWVSPYEFQSKAITKGQLEVLKQEDSSFIFNRFLEILRHNVVSDKPNAFNKIFTLFLCKIVDEYSKNDDDQLEFQWLEGKDNHISFQKRLTDLYNKGMRELLEKNVTDISDAEFDKRFFQVDEKYKDEFKNILTEIRLKKNNEFAIKEVYDDASFHENAKVVKEVVELLQKYQIRYTYRQQFLSDFFELLLTTGLKQESGQFFTPVPIARFIIKSLPLHEIIKSKIEAGNKNDLLPNIIDYAAGSGHFITESMEEVQKYIDKIKEIDKFKPETRRQLEGFKRIQFDWAEKYVYAIEKDYRLVKTAKVSCYLHGDGLAKVIHGDGLGDFATSTEFKDLLKETDRTYPQDNKQFDIIISNPPYSVSAFKGLMDEEKSKNGFDLYSRLTDQSSEIECLFIERTKQLLKDGGVAGIILPSSILSNTGIYTQTREIILKYFDVLAIAEMGSNTFMATGTNTVTLFLKRRNNADAYNIEEAIKKVFVNLQDVTINGIEKPLQKYVSHVWDTISIEDYKTLMQQSPNEKIQQHDIYKEYVKKIKAKNDQEFWNNTLALEQNKLLYFIIAYPQKLVLVKTGEKDAEKRFLGYEFSNRRGSEGIHPMQRSKSIDDCTQLYDADSFSNPEKASTYIYKAFNGEFDLEIAENLKSNLSYQNLVDMLTFDRVDFEKNISLNAKKKVKIESKWDVVRIGQIVQTQYGYTDKATDKGEIRYLRITDLNDDGSINLSNEVKFINPSDEVKKQFLLNNNDIVIARSGSVGKSAIYKSDKYEKMIFASYLIRLILNSEKVLPYYLFYFTKTKMYWNQVEANSVAVTQPNLNAEKIKEFQIPLPPMVIQEKIVSEINLLEKQEQKAVEKIANLKDGVFNFYKNITGNKKRLDEVCELKAGQFVKADKIYKTFNEKLYPCYGGNGLRGYVETFTNDGQFSLIGRQGALCGNVHLVSGKFHATEHALVAYPKNDINIIWLHYQLVFMNLNQYATGTAQLGLSVMNLNPIEITVPTLKEQEKIVAEIEKIEKKIVDLEKEIELIPKQKELILKKYLE